A portion of the Pogoniulus pusillus isolate bPogPus1 chromosome 6, bPogPus1.pri, whole genome shotgun sequence genome contains these proteins:
- the LOC135175769 gene encoding cyclic nucleotide-gated cation channel alpha-4-like → MEPGTGSGSRNVTSTGTEPGSRTGIGTVTKPGTSTSAETGAGSGTDPGTGTGHHWCASTGNWTLDPSGDWYYWWLSLMALPILYNWIILICRACFSEVQVAHAGLWRCLDGISDTLYLLDIGIHLHTAFLEAGLLVRARGRIGHRYLRSSSLPWDLASLLPTGLLHSSPLARANRCLRAPRLWEAFERWETRTGHPHAFRVGKLLLYLLVAIHWHSCLYYALSAHLGLGTDPWVCPNASRPLRRYLHSFYISTLVLATVGDTPVPGRQEELLFFTLGFLLAVLGFATVTGSISSVITNLLAADAIFYPDPAPAKRYLRAQGAGKGLARKVAAWHQHLRAERKLPSELQVLKFLPRSLMAEVVAEVHLPALARVGIFQGWQEGVLRQLVLRLRPQVFGPGEFVCRRGDVGREMFFIREGRLAVVAEDGITQLAVLGQGLYFGEISLIHIKGNTSGNRRTANILSLGYSDLFCLSKEDLTEVLTEFPSARAALEAKGRQLLLAMGKLDLQAEAREVAAQEEAERWLRELEVALEGLQVRAARLVAQLEANGLRMALRVQRLEAGGRRRWLAPPRGSLRLPVPPPPGAASRSLSRWLRSRKEHPGGFPGLLPVPPERVGAGGGAGYVRCR, encoded by the exons ATGGAacctggcacaggcagtggcagcaggaatGTCACCAGCACTGGCAcggagcctggcagcaggacaggcatcGGGACTGTCACCAAGCCTGGCACAAGCACCAGTGCTGAGACTGGTGCTGGCAGCGGCACTGACCCTGGGACTGGCACCGGCCATCACTGGTG TGCCAGCACTGGCAACTGGACCCTGGACCCGTCAGGGGACTGGTACTACTGGTGGCTCAGCCTGATGGCACTGCCCATCCTCTACAACTGGATCATCCTCATCTGCAG GGCCTGCTTCTCCGAGGTGCAGGTGGCACATGCAGGGCTGTGGCGCTGCCTCGATGGCATCAGCGACACCTTGTACCTGCTGGACATTGGCATCCACCTCCACACCG CGTTCctggaggcagggctgctggtgcGTGCCCGCGGGCGCATCGGGCACCGCTACCTCcgctcctcctccctgccctgggacctggcctctctgctgcccaccgGCCTGCTGCACTCCTCGCCGCTGGCCCGTGCCAACCGCTGCCTGCGGGCACCTCGCCTCTGGGAAGCCTTTGAGCGCTGGGAGACCCGCACCGGGCACCCTCATGCCTTCCGGGTGGGCAAGCTCCTGCTTTACCTCCTGGTGGCCATCCATTGGCACTCCTGCCTCTACTACGCCCTCTCTGCCCATCTGGGGCTTGGCACCGACCCTTGGGTGTGCCCCAACGCCAGCCGCCCGCTGCGCCGCTACCTCCACAGCTTCTACATCTCCACCCTGGTCCTTGCCACCGTCGGGGACACGCCGGTGCCAGGGcgccaggaggagctgctcttcTTCACCCTCGGCTTCCTCTTGGCAGTCCTGGGCTTTGCCACCGTCACTGGCAGCATCAGCTCCGTCATCACCAACCTGCTGGCAGCCGATGCCATCTTCTACCCGGACCCAGCGCCGGCCAAGCGTTACCTGCGGGCACAAGGGGCGGGCAAAGGCTTGGCGAGGAAggtggcagcctggcaccagcaccTGCGGGCGGAGCGCAAGCTGCCGTCCGAGCTCCAGGTGCTGAAGTTCCTGCCCCGCAGCCTGATGGCAGAGGTGGTGGCAGAGGTCCACCTGCCCGCCTTGGCACGGGTGGGCATCTTCCAAGGTTGGCAGGAGGgggtgctgaggcagctggtGCTGAGGCTGCGCCCGCAGGTGTTTGGGCCAGGGGAGTTCGTTTGCCGCCGAGGGGACGTGGGCAGGGAGATGTTCTTCATCAGGGAGGGGCgcctggcagtggtggcagaggatggcatcacccagctggcagtgctggggcagggcctcTACTTCGGGGAGATCAGCCTCATCCACATCAAAG GGAACACCTCCGGGAACCGGCGCACGGCCAACATCCTGAGCCTGGGCTACTCAGACCTCTTCTGCCTCTCCAAGGAGGACCTGACCGAGGTCCTGACCGAGTTCCCCAGCGCCAGGGCCGCGCTGGAGGCtaagggcaggcagctgctgctggccatgggCAAGTTGGACCTTCAGGCAGAagccagagaggtggcagcccaggaggaggcCGAGAGGTGGCTGCgggagctggaggtggccctggaggggctgcaggtgcGAGCGGCCAGGTtggtggcacagctggaggccaACGGCCTCAGGATGGCACTCAGGGTGCAGCGCCTCGAGGCGGGCGGCAGGCGGCGGTGGC TGGCTCCTCCTCGGGGCTCCCTCCGCCTCCCGGTGCCGCCTCCGCCGGGAGCCGCCTCCCGTTCACTCTCCCGGTGGCTCCGGAGCCGAAAGGAGCATCCCGGGGGCTTCCCGGGGCTCCTCCCGGTGCCACCGGAGAGGgtgggggcgggagggggggcGGGGTATGTGAGGTGCCGGTAG
- the FHIP1B gene encoding LOW QUALITY PROTEIN: FHF complex subunit HOOK-interacting protein 1B (The sequence of the model RefSeq protein was modified relative to this genomic sequence to represent the inferred CDS: deleted 1 base in 1 codon), which translates to MAAGEGGPRRGRAHGEKVPAVPPVTTPWWQLAASPGATHACDHPQVPAAAQRMSWLTKLHPRAGGHRAPRSATLQSPVTADPETCLMVFKNHWAQVLRVLERSGASGGASGGAGGCRPAPDDLSAVRNNTYQMFNLLAQDRPPRGAPEGTSRGPILDFVAAENLLERLLCWHLQGDFGEERKVEQLKLYEMLLSQAHQPLLCHRPVLSPLLRLLSLCSEPTSASLENSLVLLLNQLCVNVAKEPSILELFFHSQADQGPANLIIFSLLIPFIHHEGVLGQQARDALLLIMAMSASNQAVAKSITDNSYFCPVLATGLSALYSSLPRKLEARGDDWHCLRREDWLGVSSLVLFMNSLDFCNAVIQVAHPLVQKQLVDYVHNGFLVPVMGPALHKTSPEELVASTAYLELFLRSVSEPALLKTFLRFLLLHRHDGATILDTLVTRIAGSSRLCMVSLGLFRTLLSLNCEDVMLQLVLRYLLPCSHLMLSQRRAVRDLDIYGRAAAKFLSLTPRCCHPRGHPPVPPPERRDQQAAWHKGPGSPTVDPSSSSSSTSSSSSSSAMPAAAKPSTPSRLSFFSRQPSAAHDATTTTPRSPATPSGSPWHRGVGSSGHWEESSWELEGNYLEYLRDARRSVERCAWACRVWSAPYDGDQPTPPAASLPANPSASPPVDAPHPPAPPTPRTKKRGLPEGGPCQGYSEVKAELPPEAVPNGVVPSVGWQEEEEEEEEEEEDVVVKKVRRCPRGGEGEKEEEERRDGTPRGAVPAQKGAAAPEGKAGWEAMPSVDSLLEEMLAQAPGDANGGAGVTIEAFTQELKEIEAELKNGASPTGLGCEVPAAAQLQELPEHHPLSREEEEAFASFSTLPDGEALARAAPKAQDPLAQLVASPPRALGAPPSQPFTGPFVAVLFGKLENMPHNSLYVNCLLTGLLAQLASYPQPLLRSFLLNTNMVFQPSVKSLLQVLGSVKAKLETFAASQEDFPGLLLRARRFLVARGRLEGAEGPSAGGSLRRDTPGRSRKPSLGELLLRHANSPTRARHAAQLALQHARGASGSAPPPPAGPATPPGPPGEEGSGGGAEAPGAPPRVKNAVYCAVIFSEFLKELAAIAQAHAVTPPFLTEPPEE; encoded by the exons ATGGCGGCGGGCGAGGGGGGCCcgcggcgggggcgggcg CATGGAGAGAAGGTCCCCGCGGTGCCCCCCGTGACCACGCCgtggtggcagctggcagcatccCCAGGTGCCACCCATGCCTGTGACCATCcccaggtgccagcagctgcgCAGAGGATGAGCTGGTTGACCAAGCTGCACCCACGGGCAGGTGGGCACCGTGCCCCCCGCAGTGccaccctgcagagccctgtCACTGCCGACCCCGAGACCTGCCTCATGGTCTTCAAGAACCACTGGGCACAG GTGCTGCGGGTGCTGGAGCGCAGCGGTGCCAGCGGCGGTGCCAGCGGCGGTGCCGGCGGCTGCAGGCCTGCCCCCGACGACCTGAGCGCCGTCAGGAACAACACCTACCAGATGTTCAACCTCCTGGCACAGGACAGGCCGCCTCGGGGGGCACCGGAGGGCACCTCCCGGGGTCCCATCCTGGACTTCGTGGCCGCCgagaacctgctggagaggttgCTCTGCTGGCACCTGCAGGGCGACTTCGGCGAGGAGCGCAAGGTGGAGCAGCTGAAGCTCTATGAGATGCTGCTCAGCCAGGCTCACCAgcccctcctctgccacaggcctGTCCTCAGCCCCCTCCTCAG gctcctcagcctctgctctgagcccacctcagcctccctggagaaCAGCCTGGTCCTGCTCCTCAACCAGCTCTGCGTCAACGTGGCCAAAGAGCCCAGCATCCTGGAGCTCTTCTTCCACAGCCAGGCCGACCAAGGCCCTGCCAACCTCATCATCTTCTCCCTCCTCATCCCCTTCATCCACCACGAGGGGGTCCTGGGGCAGCAGGCCAGGGATGCTCTGCTCCTCATCATGGCCATGTCTGCAAGCAACCAGGCTGTAGCCAAGTCCATCACTGACAACTCCTACTTCTGCCCG gtgctggcCACAGGGCTCAGTGCCCTCTACTCCTCTCTGCCGCGCAAGCTGGAGGCCCGAGGGGACGATTGGCACTGCCTGCGCCGCGAGGACTGGTTGGGAGTCTCCTCCTTGGTCCTCTTCATGAACTCCTTGGACTTCTGCAACGCTGTCATCCAG GTGGCTCACCCACtggtgcagaagcagctggtGGATTACGTCCACAATGGCTTCCTGGTGCCCGTCATGGGACCTGCCCTGCACAAG ACGTCGCCCGAGGAGCTGGTGGCCAGCACGGCCTACCTGGAGCTGTTCCTGCGCAGCGTCTCCGAGCCTGCCCTGCTCAAGACCTTCCTGcgcttcctgctgctgcaccgCCACGACGGAGCCACCATCCTCGACACGCTGGTCACGCGCATCGCCGGCTCCTCCAGG ctctgTATGGTGTCCCTGGGCCTCTTCAGGACCCTGCTCAGCCTCAACTGCGAGGATGTCATGCTGCAGCTGGTGCTCAG GtacctgctgccctgcagccacctgATGCTGAGCCAGCGCCGAGCCGTCAGGGACTTGGACATCTATGGGCGGGCAGCTGCCAAGTTCCTCTCCCTCACCCCCCGCTGCTGCCACCCCCGAGGGCACCCCCCGGTGCCACCCCCGGAGCGTCGCgaccagcaggcagcctggcacaagG GTCCAGGCAGCCCTACCGTGgacccctcctcttcctcctcctccacctcctcttcctcctcctcctcagcgatgccagctgctgccaaacCTTCCACCCCTTCTCGCCTCTCCTTCTTCAGCCGCCAACCCAGCGCTGCCCACgatgccaccaccaccaccccgaGATCTCCTGCTACCCCTTCGGGCAGTCCTTGGCATCGAGGAgttggcagcagtgggcactgggaaGAAAGCTCCTGGGAACTAGAGGGCAACTACTTGGAGTACCTGCGGGATGCCCGCCGGAGCGTGGAGCGCTGCGCCTGGGCGTGCCGAGTCTGGTCCGCCCCTTACGACGGCGACCAACCCACCCCCCccgctgccagcctgcctgccaacccctctgccagccctCCTGTGGATGCCCCTCACCCAcctgctccccccaccccccggaCTAAGAAACGAGGCTTGCCCGAGGGAGGGCCGTGCCAAGGTTACTCCGAGGTTAAAGCAGAGCTCCCGCCCGAAGCGGTGCCCAATGGAGTGGTGCCCTCTGtggggtggcaggaggaggaggaagaggaagaagaagaagaggaggatgtgGTGGTGAAGAAGGTCCGGAGGTGCCCacgaggtggggagggggagaaggaggaggaagaaaggagggatgGCACTCCCAGGGGGGCGGTGCCAGCCCAGAAAGGAGCGGCGGCGCCTGAGGGCAAAGCCGGCTGGGAGGCGATGCCCTCGGTGGACTCTTTGCTggaggagatgctggcacaAGCCCCTGGCGATGCCAACGGCGGCGCCGGAGTCACCATCGAGGCCTTCacccaggagctgaaggagatcGAGGCCGAGCTGAAGAATGGTGCCAGCCCCACGGGGCTTGGCTGtgaggtgccagcagctgcccagctgcaggagctgccagagcaCCATCCCCTGAGccgggaggaagaggaggcctTCGCCAGCTTCTCTACCCTGCCCGACGGGGAGGCGCTGGCACGGGCGGCGCCCAAGGCGCAggatcccctggcacagctggtggcAAGCCCGCCGAGGGCGCTGGGGGCACCTCCCAGCCAGCCCTTCACAG GTCCCTTCGTGGCAGTGCTGTTTGGCAAGCTGGAGAACATGCCCCACAACTCCCTCTACGTCAACTGCCTGCTGACAGGGCTGTTGGCACAGCTGGCATCCTACCCACAGCCCCTGCTGCGCTCCTTCCTGCTCAACACCAACATGGTCTTCCAGCCCAGCGTCAAGTCCCTGCTGCAG GTGCTGGGCTCGGTGAAGGCCAAGCTGGAGACCTTTGCAGCCAGCCAGGAGGACTTCCCggggctgctgctcagggccagaCGCTTCCTGGTGGccaggggcaggctggagggggcAGAAGGTCCCAGCGCGGGGGGCAGCCTGCGGAGGGACACTCCTG GGCGCAGCCGGAAGCCGTCgctgggggagctgctgctgcgccACGCCAACAGCCCGACCCGCGCCCGCCACGCCGCGCAGCTGGCCCTGCAGCACGCCCGCGGCGCCAGCGGCagcgccccgccgccgcccgccggcCCCGCCACCCCTCCGGGCCCCCCGGGCGAGgagggcagcggcggcggcgccgaGGCGCCGGGCGCCCCCCCGCGGGTGAAGAACGCAGTGTACTGCGCCGTCATCTTCAGCGAGTTCCTGAAGGAGCTGGCGGCCATCGCCCAGGCGCACGCCGtcacc ccccccttcctcacCGAGCCCCCCGAGGAGTGA
- the RPS11 gene encoding small ribosomal subunit protein uS17, with protein MADTQTERAYQKQPTIFQNKKRVLLGEGGKEKLPRYYKNIGLGFKTPKEAIEGTYIDKKCPFTGNVSIRGRILSGVVTKMKMQRTIVIRRDYLHYIRKYNRFEKRHKNMSVHLSPCFRDVQIGDIVTVGECRPLSKTVRFNVLKVTKAAGTKKQFQKF; from the exons ATGGCGGACACGCAG ACAGAGAGAGCCTACCAGAAGCAGCCAACCATCTTCCAGAACAAGAAGAGGGTGCTGCTGGGCGAGGGGGGCAAGGAGAAGCTGCCAAGGTACTACAAGAACATTGGCTTGGGCTTCAAGACCCCCAAGGAG GCCATCGAGGGCACCTACATCGACAAGAAGTGTCCCTTCACCGGCAACGTCTCCATCCGCGGCCGCATCCTCTCGG GGGTGGTGACGAAGATGAAGATGCAGCGAACCATCGTCATCCGCCGCGACTACCTGCACTACATCCGCAAGTACAACCGCTTCGAGAAGCGCCACAAGAACATGTCTGTGCACCTCTCCCCCTGCTTCAG GGACGTGCAGATCGGGGACATTGTGACCGTGGGGGAGTGTCGCCCGCTCAGCAAGACTGTGCGCTTCAACGTCCTCAAGGTCACCAAGGCTGCTGGCACCAAGAAGCAGTTCCAGAAGTTCTAa
- the LOC135175770 gene encoding olfactory receptor 52D1-like: protein MQELNESSSDAITFVLTGIPGLEQCQGWLSVPFCLMYLTALLANAFLLAAIATQSSLHQPMYLLLAMLALSDLLLSTATVPQALAIFWLGARETSFAACVTQMFFAHFGFLLESSALLAMAWDRYVAVCHPLRYSAILTGPVVAKLALSAVLRAFCIMFPPIFLLKRLPYCGHRVMPHTYCEHMGIARLACADIRANVWYGLATALLTSGLDALLIAASYALILRAVFGLPSPEARRKSLSTCGSHLCAILLFYLPAFFSFLAHRFGRRSVPARAHILLANLYVLVPPALNPIVYGVRTKQIRETALRLLCPAGGWGWPVWRRRG from the coding sequence ATGCAGGAGCTGAACGAGAGCAGCTCCGACGCCATCACCTTCGTCCTGACTGGCATCCCGGGCctggagcagtgccagggctggctcTCCGTGCCCTTCTGCCTCATGTACCTCACGGCCCTCCTGGCCAACGCCTTCCTCCTCGCCGCCATCgccacccagagcagcctgcaccagcccatgtacctcctgctggccatgctggcGCTCTccgacctgctgctctccaccgCCACCGTGCCCCAGGCCTTGGCCATCTTCTGGCTGGGCGCCCGCGAGACCTCCTTCGCCGCCTGCGTCACGCAGATGTTCTTCGCCCACTTCGGCTTCCTCCTGGAGTCCTCTGCGCTGCTGGCCATGGCCTGGGACCGCTACGTGGCCGTCTGCCACCCGCTGCGCTACTCCGCCATCCTCACCGGCCCCGTCGTGGCCAAGCTGGCTCTCAGCGCCGTGCTCAGGGCCTTCTGCATCATGTtcccccccatcttcctcctcaagAGGCTGCCCTACTGCGGGCACAGGGTGATGCCCCACACCTACTGCGAGCACATGGGCATCGCCCGCCTGGCCTGCGCCGACATCCGCGCCAACGTCTGGTACGGGCTGGCCACGGCGCTGCTCACCTCCGGCCTCGACGCGCTCCTCATCGCCGCCTCCTACGCCCTCATCCTCAGGGCTGTCTTCGGGCTGCCTTCCCCCGAGGCTCGCCGCAAGAGCCTGAGCACCTGCGGCTCGCACCTCTGCGCCATCCTCCTCTTCTACCTCCCtgccttcttctccttcctggCTCACCGCTTCGGCCGCCGCAGCGTCCCCGCCCGGGCGCACATCCTCCTGGCCAACCTCTACGTGCTGGTGCCCCCCGCGCTCAACCCCATCGTCTACGGGGTGAGGACCAAGCAGATCCGGGagacagccctcaggctcctctgccccgctgggggctggggctggccggtttggaggaggagagggtga